From one Triticum urartu cultivar G1812 chromosome 3, Tu2.1, whole genome shotgun sequence genomic stretch:
- the LOC125547223 gene encoding glucan endo-1,3-beta-glucosidase 7-like, whose product MAQQGVASILAVALVLVAFASFPAVHSIGVCNGVIGNNLPAPSDVVKLYQTKGIDAMRIYAPESNVLKALSGTGISLLMDVGNGALTSLANDPSAAPAWVKANVQPFPGVSFRYIAVGNEVTDSAGQKTILPAMKNIQTALAAAGLSGSIKVSTSLRFDVVNNTSPPSNGVFADTSFMGPILDFLASTGAPLLVNVYPYFAYKGDQQNIKLDFATFVPGSTTVTDNGLTYSNLFDAMVDSIYAALEKAGKPDVKVVISESGWPSAGGVGATAQNARAYNQGLINHVRGGTPKKPSLLETYIFAMFNENQKTGDPTENNFGLFNPDKSPAYSVTFYSWWTRSTPNERPNVYCAKLLDSSAENLHIKRRVVCLVYIHCIRCMQIQPDILENNPRSMAKQGVASMLAVALVLVSLAAFHTECSAHRAANPDGHTKGVHSIGVCNGVIGNNLPAPSDVVKLYKSKGINAMRIYAPESNVLKALSGTGIGLLMDVGNGALPGLANDPSAAAAWVKANVQPYPGVSFRYIAVGNEVMDSDGQKTILPAMKNLQGALAAAGLGGRVKVSTSVRFDVVTDTFPPSNGVFADLDYMGPILDFLVSTGAPLLVNVYPYFAYKGDPQNIKLNYATFAPGITVNDDGNGLTYTNLFDAMVDSIYAALEDAETPGVKVVVSESGWPSAGGFGATAQNAQAYNQGLIKHVGGGTPKRPGPLETYMFAMFNENQKTGDPTENHFGLFNPDKSPAYSISF is encoded by the exons ATGGCGCAGCAAGGTGTTGCTTCCATACTTGCCGTGGCCCTGGTCCTTGTTGCCTTTGCATCATTTCCCGCAG TGCACTCCATCGGCGTCTGCAACGGCGTGATCGGCAACAACCTGCCGGCGCCGAGCGACGTCGTGAAGCTCTACCAAACCAAGGGCATCGATGCCATGCGGATCTACGCGCCGGAGAGCAACGTCCTCAAGGCGCTCAGCGGCACGGGCATCAGCCTCCTCATGGACGTCGGCAACGGCGCGCTAACCAGCCTCGCAAACGACCCCTCCGCCGCGCCCGCCTGGGTCAAGGCCAACGTGCAGCCCTTCCCGGGCGTCTCCTTCCGCTACATCGCCGTCGGCAACGAGGTCACGGACAGCGCCGGCCAGAAGACCATCCTCCCGGCCATGAAGAACATACAAACGGCGCTCGCGGCCGCCGGCCTCAGCGGCAGCATCAAGGTGTCGACTTCTCTGCGGTTCGACGTGGTCAATAACACCTCCCCGCCCTCCAACGGCGTGTTCGCGGACACATCATTCATGGGGCCGATCCTGGACTTCCTGGCGAGCACCGGCGCACCGCTGCTGGTCAACGTGTACCCCTACTTCGCCTACAAGGGCGACCAGCAGAACATCAAGCTCGACTTCGCCACCTTCGTGCCAGGTAGCACCACCGTGACCGACAACGGGCTGACGTACAGCAACCTGTTCGACGCCATGGTCGACTCCATCTACGCCGCACTGGAGAAAGCCGGCAAGCCCGACGTTAAGGTGGTCATATCCGAGAGCGGGTGGCCGTCGGCCGGTGGGGTCGGGGCGACGGCGCAGAACGCGCGGGCTTACAACCAGGGATTGATCAACCACGTCCGCGGGGGCACGCCGAAGAAGCCCAGCTTGCTGGAGACGTACATTTTCGCCATGTTCAACGAGAACCAGAAGACAGGGGATCCGACGGAGAACAACTTTGGGCTGTTCAATCCGGACAAGTCGCCGGCCTACTCCGTTACTTTCTA CTCATGGTGGACTCGATCGACCCCGAACGAACGCCCGAACGTGTATTGCGCCAAACTGCTGGACAGTAGTGCTGAGAATTTGCATATAAAGAGACGAGTAGTGTGCCTGGTATACATACACTGCATTCGTTGCATGCAAATACAGCCAGATATCCTAGAGAACAATCCACGATCGATGGCGAAGCAAGGTGTTGCTTCCATGCTTGCAGTGGCGCTGGTCCTTGTCTCCTTGGCAGCATTTCATACAG AGTGCAGTGCTCACCGGGCAGCTAACCCCGACGGACATACGAAAG GGGTGCATTCCATCGGCGTCTGCAACGGCGTGATCGGCAACAACCTGCCGGCGCCCAGCGACGTGGTTAAGCTCTACAAATCCAAGGGCATCAACGCCATGCGGATCTACGCGCCAGAGAGCAACGTCCTCAAGGCGCTCAGCGGCACGGGCATCGGACTCCTCATGGACGTCGGCAACGGCGCGCTCCCCGGCCTCGCCAATGACCCTTCCGCCGCGGCCGCCTGGGTCAAGGCCAACGTCCAGCCCTACCCGGGCGTCTCCTTCCGCTACATCGCAGTCGGCAACGAGGTCATGGACAGCGACGGCCAGAAGACCATCCTACCGGCCATGAAGAACCTCCAAGGGGCGCTCGCCGCGGCTGGCCTCGGCGGCCGCGTCAAGGTGTCCACGTCGGTGCGGTTCGACGTGGTCACCGACACCTTCCCGCCCTCCAACGGCGTGTTCGCGGACCTTGACTACATGGGGCCCATCTTGGACTTCCTCGTGAGCACCGGCGCGCCGCTGCTTGTCAACGTGTACCCCTACTTCGCCTACAAGGGCGACCCGCAGAACATCAAGCTCAACTACGCCACCTTCGCGCCGGGCATCACCGTGAACGACGACGGCAACGGTCTGACCTACACCAACCTCTTCGACGCCATGGTCGACTCCATCTACGCCGCGCTGGAGGACGCCGAGACGCCCGGGGTGAAGGTCGTCGTGTCCGAGAGCGGGTGGCCGTCGGCCGGCGGGTTCGGGGCGACGGCGCAGAACGCGCAGGCGTACAACCAGGGGTTGATCAAACATGTCGGCGGGGGCACACCCAAGAGGCCTGGGCCGTTGGAGACGTACATGTTTGCCATGTTCAACGAGAACCAGAAGACAGGGGACCCGACAGAGAACCACTTTGGGCTGTTCAATCCGGACAAGTCGCCGGCCTACTCCATTAGTTTCTGA